One Vigna unguiculata cultivar IT97K-499-35 chromosome 11, ASM411807v1, whole genome shotgun sequence DNA window includes the following coding sequences:
- the LOC114169106 gene encoding protein LIGHT-DEPENDENT SHORT HYPOCOTYLS 10-like: protein MSSSGSHGAEGSSTNIPLDYHLQHQHQHQHQQLQQQSPVTLSRYESQKRRDWNTFGQYLKNQRPPVALSQCNCNHVLDFLRYLDQFGKTKVHLQGCMFYGQPEPPAPCTCPLRQAWGSLDALIGRLRAAYEENGGSPETNPFASGSIRVYLREVRECQAKARGIPYKKKKKTPKGNLEESSTSSIHFS from the coding sequence ATGTCTAGCAGTGGCAGCCACGGTGCAGAAGGTTCATCAACCAACATTCCTCTAGATTACCACCTCCAGCACCAGCACCAGCACCAACACCAGCAGCTGCAGCAGCAGAGTCCAGTCACACTTAGCCGCTATGAGTCTCAGAAGAGAAGGGACTGGAACACTTTTGGACAATACTTGAAGAACCAAAGACCCCCAGTTGCTCTCTCTCAGTGCAATTGCAACCATGTCCTTGATTTTTTAAGGTATCTGGACCAGTTCGGAAAGACCAAGGTTCACCTCCAAGGGTGCATGTTCTATGGACAGCCTGAACCACCAGCACCATGCACTTGTCCTCTCAGACAAGCTTGGGGGAGTCTCGATGCTCTCATAGGTCGACTCAGAGCGGCCTACGAAGAAAATGGAGGCTCCCCAGAGACTAACCCTTTTGCTAGTGGCTCCATCCGTGTCTACCTTAGGGAGGTCAGAGAGTGCCAAGCTAAGGCTAGAGGTATACCttacaagaagaaaaagaagaccCCTAAGGGAAATCTTGAAGAATCATCAACCTCCTCCATCCATTTCTCTTGA